The Haloterrigena turkmenica DSM 5511 genome includes the window CATCCCGCGATAGCGACGGATATTCGCCGGATGGAAGCTCACTACGCCGTGCTCCGGCGCGGTCAGGACGTCGCCGCGGAGCAGTCCGAACCCGAAGCGGACGACGACGTCGCAGCGATCCGCGAGCCGGGAGACGATCCCCGGCGGGAGCTCGTTCCAGCCGTCTTCGGTCCGCGGCCGACATCGGACGTGATCCGCGTCGGCGAGCGCGTCGACGCTCTCGGTCGCGCGTCGGTGCCACAGCGGCCGCTCGTCGCCGAACAGCCGTCCGAGGCTTCGCTCCGCGAGGACGGCTGTCCACGCTCGCTCCTCGCGAAAGACCTCGACGAGTTCGACGACGTCTGCGAGCGAGAGGCGGTCCTTCCCGCCGTCCCACGACTCGTCCCCGACCGCTGTGCCGGCGGCGTTATGGACGACGAGCGGAATCTCGATGTCGACGGCGGCCTCGCGGCGGAGTCGCTCGAGCGCGCGGACTTGCCACTCGTAGAGGGACGGTTCCGCCAGTACGCCGACCGTCATCTGCCCACCCCTGGACATGCAGCGGACTACCGGCATTCTACCCTTTGTTACTTGCGCCATTCTCGTCGAATATTCATCCGAAATAGAGACACTCCGTGTGAGGGACGAGTTCGGCGGCCGAAAGGTCGAGGTGTTCGGCGGTCGAACGACCGGCTGTGAGCGACGGAACCGACGACCGCAGTGACGACGGTGACGGAACCGCCGCGCGTCGCGAGTGCGACGTTTGCGGGGAGTCCGTACCCGCGGCGATCTACCGCGAGCACCTGCTCAAGGAGTGTCCGGGCGACCCTCGTTGATGGCCTCGAGTCCGAACGCCGGTCTCACGCTGCCCGCAATCCCTTTCACCGATCTCTCCGTACGGTCCGTATGAAATACGCCGTGTTCGGCGCCGGCGGTGTCGGCGGCTACCTCGGCGCGCGACTCGCCGACGCGGGCCACGACGTTCACCTGATTGCGCGAGGCGACCACCTCGAGGCCCTCCGGACCGACGGGTTGTGCCTCGAGAGCGTTGCCGGCGACACGACCGTCGATCTCCCTGCGACCGACGATCCGACCGATATCGGGCCCTGTGACTACGTGCTGTTCTGCGTGAAGTCGTACGATACGCGCGACGCCGCCGGCGACCTTGAGCCGCTGCTCGAGGACGGGACGGCCGTCGTCTCCTTTCAGAACGGCGTCGACAATGAACAGTGGCTCGCCGAGGAAATCGGCGACGAGCGCGTCGTCGGCGGCGTGGCCTACATCTTCTCGACGATCGGTGAGCCGGGCGTCGTCGAGCACACCGGCGGCCCGGCGCGGTTCGTCTACGGCGAACTCGACGGGCGGCGAACGGAGCGGATCGAGGCGCTCGACGACGCGCTGACGGACTGCGAGGGCGTCGACGCGGTGCTGGCCGACGACGTCCGCGTCGAACTCTGGCGGAAGTTCGCGTTCATCTGTGCGCAGGCCGGAATGACCGCCGCGACTCGGCTCCTGGTCGGCGAGATCCGGGACGTCGACGCCTCGTGGGAGATGTACCGGCGGCTCCTCGAGGAGGTCTGCACCGTCGCTCGGGCGGAGGGCGTCGACCTCCCGGACGGACTCGTCGACGAGTGGCTCGAGTTCGCCCGGGAGCTGGATCCAGAGATGTCCTCCTCGCTGCAGTACGACCTGACTCACGGCAAGCCGATGGAGCTCGACGCGCTCCACGGCTCGGTCGTCCGTCACGCGGCCGACTGCGGCGTCGACGTGCCGATGAACGAGGCCGTCCACGCGATCCTCCGTCCGTGGGCCGACCGGAACCAGTAGGAGACGGCGACGCGTGAGCAGCGGACCGACGCCTCGAGAGCGGGGGATGAACTGGGAGGTAGAAACGTTCTCCCGCAGTGAGACGCGGGGAAAACGCTATGCATACCGTTGGACTCACACCGACCAGTGACGGGACAGCACGGCTCTCGGCTCTGGGAGTGTCCGGAATGTGGGCGCTCGGTGAACCGTTTCGTGAACGGCTGTCGGTGTCCGTCCTGTCGGGAGACCGTCGCCGACGAGTGTGACTGCGAGACGGTTCTCACGGCCTGACCGCGAGGTCCCGCCTCGAGTTGCAGGTAGCGATTTTCGGCTCGAGTTGCAAGCTGCAATTTTCGGCTCGCGTTCCGCGGTTTCGGCCGCTCTCTCGAGCGCGCTCGCTACTTCTCTTCGACGTGGCGGATCTCGCAGGCGATTCCCCGAGAGCTCTCGCACATTTCGCGGCCGAACATCTCCGCGCGGCCGACGGCGAAGGCCTTCGGCCCCTCGACGACGACCTCGTCGCCGACGCGGATCTCGTCGTCGGCGTCGACGACGCCCGGCGCGAGCACGCTGCCGTGGGGGACGAAGCCGTCGATCTCGACGCGCTTGGTGGGCGCGTCGCCCTCGACCCACCGCTTCGCGCCCTCGAGCGTGAAGGAGAGCGTGCCGTACTGAGGGACCATCGTCGCCAGCTGGGTCTCCTCGCTATCGCGGACCTGGATCTTCGGGTAGCGACTGGTCGTCTGGATGTCGTCGAAGAGGTCGTCGCCGGCGCCGTCGCCGAGCAGGTAGTCCGCGATGGCGCGGACGGTGTTGTGCTCGCGCTCGCGCTTGGAGTACTTCAGTTCGCCCGACAGCGCCGTTCCGAGATTGGAAAGGGACTCGTCGTCGGTGGGGTGGCCGCCCTCGGGGACGGTGTACGTGATATCGAGGTCGAGGGCCTCCTCGACGCGTCCGACGATGTCGCGGTAGCCCTCGTCGGGGACGTGGGCGATGATCTCGGGGTAGTCGTTGCGCTCGAGGTAGCGCCGCAGGACCTCGCTCACGAACTCCTTCTCGTCTTCGGACCACCGCCCCGTGACGACGGTGTCGTAGTGTTGGGCCGGATAGGTCGTCTCGAGTTCCTGCGGGACGACCCCGATGGGGCTGGTCATCGAGACGAGGTGGGCTCGCCACTGGATGACGTCGTGGAACTGGCCGTGGCTCTGGGATTCGCTGTACGGCTTCGTTGCCGAACAGGGGACCAGCACCAGCGGATTCCGAAAGCGATTCTGGTAGCGCGTGGTCACGCGGTCGGCGTACCGCTGGATCTCGACGCGTCGGAGGGTGTCCTCGGTCGCGGCGGTGATCTCCGCGTCCCGGAGGATCGGCGTTCGCTCCTCGAGGTAGCCCCACTCCGAATCCAGTTCGCGCACGGCGGCGGTGAGCCACTGGTCGTGGCGGGCCTGTCCCTCGACGTAGTCCCGGAGGCGGCCGTCGCGGATGCGTCGGCGGACGATGCCGAGTTCGGCCGCGAGGGCGTTTCGGTTGTGCTCGGCGCAGTCCTCGCGGGTGAACTCCTCGCGGGGCTGCTGGCAGGCCGAACACGAGCAGGGGAGTTCCTCGAGGTCCTCGAGGAAGTACGCCTCGTCGGTCGTGAGATAGCGGCCCTCGGTGCCCTTCACGACCGCGGCGGTCTCGTCGAAGAGGTCGACACCGGCGTAGGCCAGCACGGCGACGTTGCGCGGCGTGGCGACGCCCGAGAAGTAGAGGGCGGTGTCGGTCGGAATCTCCTCGCGGACGTTCACGACGGCCTCGACCAGCGCCGCGCCGTGACCCGTAATCGACTGGACGTCCGAGACGGCGTAGGCGTCGGTGCCCTGCTCGTCGACGTGCTCGCTCGAGACGACCGCGACGCTGGGGTAGTCGACATCGGGCTGGTCGACCGCGAAGGACTCCCGGACTTCCTCAGCGGTGCCGCCGGGGAACGCCCGGTGGGGGAGGACAGTGAGTGTCGATTCGTTGCCCTCGGGAAGCTCCCGATCGGCGCTCCACAGCGAGCCCGCGTCCTCGAGGACGTCGTCGACGAGCGCGGGGGTCGTCACGGGCGACTCGAGGCGGAGTTCGCCCACGCGAGCGGCCCCGTCGCGCTCGTGGACTTCGAA containing:
- a CDS encoding formyltransferase family protein, with the protein product MTVGVLAEPSLYEWQVRALERLRREAAVDIEIPLVVHNAAGTAVGDESWDGGKDRLSLADVVELVEVFREERAWTAVLAERSLGRLFGDERPLWHRRATESVDALADADHVRCRPRTEDGWNELPPGIVSRLADRCDVVVRFGFGLLRGDVLTAPEHGVVSFHPANIRRYRGMGPPAIFHDGRDRAGTTLQRLNESIDGGELVAYEETSIADCRTLWDVFDRLAALQIRLLSEGIENLRDPTIESRSISDAELGPFYYRDRRRTLRFSSRVLLRNLAGRLRRRLESA
- a CDS encoding 2-dehydropantoate 2-reductase: MKYAVFGAGGVGGYLGARLADAGHDVHLIARGDHLEALRTDGLCLESVAGDTTVDLPATDDPTDIGPCDYVLFCVKSYDTRDAAGDLEPLLEDGTAVVSFQNGVDNEQWLAEEIGDERVVGGVAYIFSTIGEPGVVEHTGGPARFVYGELDGRRTERIEALDDALTDCEGVDAVLADDVRVELWRKFAFICAQAGMTAATRLLVGEIRDVDASWEMYRRLLEEVCTVARAEGVDLPDGLVDEWLEFARELDPEMSSSLQYDLTHGKPMELDALHGSVVRHAADCGVDVPMNEAVHAILRPWADRNQ
- the arcS gene encoding archaeosine synthase subunit alpha produces the protein MTDYFEVHERDGAARVGELRLESPVTTPALVDDVLEDAGSLWSADRELPEGNESTLTVLPHRAFPGGTAEEVRESFAVDQPDVDYPSVAVVSSEHVDEQGTDAYAVSDVQSITGHGAALVEAVVNVREEIPTDTALYFSGVATPRNVAVLAYAGVDLFDETAAVVKGTEGRYLTTDEAYFLEDLEELPCSCSACQQPREEFTREDCAEHNRNALAAELGIVRRRIRDGRLRDYVEGQARHDQWLTAAVRELDSEWGYLEERTPILRDAEITAATEDTLRRVEIQRYADRVTTRYQNRFRNPLVLVPCSATKPYSESQSHGQFHDVIQWRAHLVSMTSPIGVVPQELETTYPAQHYDTVVTGRWSEDEKEFVSEVLRRYLERNDYPEIIAHVPDEGYRDIVGRVEEALDLDITYTVPEGGHPTDDESLSNLGTALSGELKYSKREREHNTVRAIADYLLGDGAGDDLFDDIQTTSRYPKIQVRDSEETQLATMVPQYGTLSFTLEGAKRWVEGDAPTKRVEIDGFVPHGSVLAPGVVDADDEIRVGDEVVVEGPKAFAVGRAEMFGREMCESSRGIACEIRHVEEK